The following coding sequences lie in one Fusobacteriaceae bacterium genomic window:
- a CDS encoding DUF86 domain-containing protein, translated as MDELTRALLTKIIYRANRIIRYVSGCSLEMFLDNEMAQDGVCMNLLNIGELVKQLPQSVRQQYADIPWKKITGLRDITAHGYDSLRINDIWGTATKDVPVLICRIKTILEE; from the coding sequence ATGGATGAATTGACCAGAGCGTTGCTCACGAAAATTATATATCGGGCAAATCGAATCATTCGCTATGTTTCAGGTTGCTCGCTGGAGATGTTCCTGGACAATGAAATGGCCCAAGACGGCGTATGTATGAATTTGCTGAATATAGGCGAATTGGTTAAGCAATTGCCTCAAAGCGTGCGTCAGCAATATGCGGACATTCCGTGGAAAAAAATAACGGGCCTTCGCGATATCACTGCGCACGGTTATGATTCTTTACGCATAAATGATATATGGGGAACCGCAACCAAAGACGTGCCTGTTCTTATATGCCGAATCAAGACTATATTGGAAGAATAA
- a CDS encoding nucleotidyltransferase domain-containing protein, whose amino-acid sequence MLTLEQIKKAAEQVAKNYPLTKVSVFGSYASGTATEESDLDLLVEFTTDTVSLLDIIGVKYDFEDLLNKSVDVLHAPLPENSHLIINKEVRVYG is encoded by the coding sequence ATGTTGACACTGGAGCAAATAAAAAAAGCGGCGGAACAGGTCGCGAAAAACTATCCTTTGACCAAGGTGTCTGTATTTGGATCCTATGCAAGTGGAACCGCAACCGAGGAAAGCGATCTGGATTTGCTTGTGGAGTTTACCACTGATACGGTGTCGCTGCTGGACATCATTGGCGTTAAGTATGATTTTGAAGATTTACTCAATAAATCGGTCGACGTTCTTCACGCGCCGCTACCGGAAAATTCTCATTTGATCATCAATAAAGAGGTGCGCGTCTATGGATGA